The following proteins are co-located in the Alphaproteobacteria bacterium genome:
- a CDS encoding acyl-[ACP]--phospholipid O-acyltransferase gives MTSDLTSVLFKRRFWPLFVSQFLGAANDNLFKNAMAILVIYRLSEQSPIAPQILVTLAAGIFILPFFLFSATAGQIADRFEKSFLIRIIKFAEILVACLGAWALLIPSVVGMVCVLFLLGVQAAFFGPLKYAIIPEQLEENELVSGNAAIEGGTFLAILLGTIAGGVLILQNGGTVIIAVLVICLAALGFAASLFLPKAHPGNASVRINPNFAGETLHVLGMIRRQRAIFLSVLGISWFWLVGATYLSQFPAFAKDVLNADEQAVTLMLTIFSVGIGIGSMICTRLLKGEISARFVPFAALAMALFAFDLWLTSRAMTAGGTNAIRPLLDFLGDFSSWRVLADLLLLAIAGGIYIVPLYTILQSRSLESERARIIGANNIVNAAFMVLAAGASAAMLSMGFSVPEVFLTIAAATLVVAVYICGLLPDAFLKGVFSWLLSRLYGVEVKGIENLKSIGNKAVIVVNHVSFLDAVLMAAFLPMKPTFAINSFIARLWWVKPFLSVVDAYPMDPTNPMSTKGLIHAVQEGRSCVIFPEGRITVTGALMKIYEGPGMIADKAQAPIVPVRIDGAQFTPFSRLKGKIKLRWFPHITITILPPCRFDLPEEIKGRARRQKVGVALYDVMSRMMFETTNSQRTLFESLLDAKRTHGGDALACEDINRKPLSYDRLIIGAIALGRRICEGTAQGEALGLMLPNSNAAAAAFFAAQSQARVPAMLNFSTGAANVLSACETASVKTVITSRRFIEQARLGVLAEALEAKVRLIYLEDVKDAMGLSDKFYGLLASLFARKIVKRQDISPQAPAVILFTSGSEGTPKGVVLSHVNLLANLSQIAARVAFSSTDIVFNALPIFHSFGLTGGMLLPILSGIKTFLYPSPLHYRIVPEMVYDTNATIMFGTDTFLAGYARVASPYDFYSVRYIFAGAEKVKDETRRIWMEKFGVRILEGYGATETAPVIAVNTPMHFKAGTVGRILPGIDYRLEQMPGVPEGGRLWVKGPNIMLGYYRAEKPGLLEPLNDGWYDTGDIVSIDELGFVRILGRAKRFAKIAGEMISLGKVEGEIAALWPQQHHAVIALPDERKGEQLILITENQSAARDAILAHFRAQGLSELMAPKAILKVDRLPILGTGKTDYLGVKALAEAFVSPATDGEN, from the coding sequence ATGACCTCGGATTTGACCAGCGTGCTGTTCAAGCGCCGCTTCTGGCCGCTGTTCGTCAGCCAGTTCCTGGGGGCGGCCAACGACAATCTATTCAAGAACGCGATGGCCATCCTGGTCATCTACCGTTTAAGCGAACAATCGCCCATCGCGCCGCAAATTCTGGTCACGCTGGCGGCTGGCATCTTCATCCTGCCCTTCTTTCTCTTCTCGGCCACGGCAGGCCAAATCGCCGACCGCTTCGAGAAATCCTTCCTGATCCGCATCATCAAGTTCGCCGAAATCCTGGTCGCCTGCCTGGGCGCCTGGGCGCTGCTGATCCCCAGCGTGGTGGGCATGGTCTGCGTCCTGTTCTTGCTGGGCGTTCAGGCGGCCTTCTTCGGCCCCTTGAAATACGCCATCATCCCCGAGCAGTTGGAAGAGAACGAACTGGTCAGCGGCAACGCCGCCATCGAGGGCGGCACGTTCCTGGCGATCCTACTGGGCACCATCGCGGGCGGCGTTCTGATCTTGCAGAATGGCGGCACCGTGATCATCGCCGTCCTGGTCATCTGCCTAGCGGCTCTGGGCTTTGCCGCCAGCCTGTTCCTGCCCAAGGCGCATCCCGGCAACGCTTCGGTGCGCATCAACCCGAATTTCGCGGGCGAAACCCTGCATGTGCTGGGCATGATCCGCCGCCAGCGCGCCATCTTCCTGTCGGTGCTGGGCATTTCCTGGTTCTGGCTGGTCGGCGCCACCTATCTGTCGCAATTTCCCGCCTTCGCCAAGGACGTGCTGAACGCCGACGAGCAGGCGGTAACCTTGATGCTGACCATCTTCTCGGTCGGCATCGGCATTGGATCGATGATCTGCACCCGCCTGCTGAAAGGCGAAATCTCGGCCCGCTTCGTGCCTTTCGCCGCCCTGGCCATGGCCCTGTTCGCCTTCGACCTGTGGCTGACCAGCCGCGCCATGACGGCTGGCGGAACCAACGCCATCCGGCCCCTGCTCGACTTCCTGGGCGACTTTTCGTCCTGGCGCGTGCTGGCCGATCTGCTGCTGCTGGCCATCGCGGGCGGCATCTACATCGTGCCGCTGTACACGATCTTGCAATCGCGCAGCCTGGAGAGCGAACGGGCGCGCATCATCGGCGCCAACAATATCGTAAACGCCGCCTTCATGGTGCTGGCGGCAGGGGCCAGCGCCGCCATGCTGTCCATGGGATTCTCGGTGCCCGAGGTGTTTCTGACCATCGCGGCGGCGACGCTGGTGGTGGCGGTCTATATCTGCGGCCTGCTGCCCGACGCTTTCTTGAAGGGCGTTTTCTCATGGCTTCTGAGCCGCCTGTACGGCGTCGAGGTCAAGGGCATTGAGAATCTGAAATCCATCGGCAACAAGGCGGTGATCGTGGTCAATCACGTCTCGTTCCTGGATGCCGTGCTGATGGCCGCCTTCCTGCCCATGAAGCCGACTTTCGCCATCAACAGCTTCATAGCAAGGCTGTGGTGGGTGAAGCCCTTTTTGTCGGTGGTCGATGCCTATCCGATGGACCCCACCAATCCGATGTCGACCAAGGGCCTGATCCACGCCGTGCAGGAGGGCCGCAGCTGCGTCATTTTCCCCGAAGGCCGCATCACCGTGACCGGGGCCTTGATGAAGATCTACGAAGGCCCCGGCATGATCGCCGATAAGGCGCAAGCCCCCATCGTCCCGGTGCGCATCGACGGCGCGCAGTTCACGCCCTTCTCGCGGCTGAAGGGCAAGATCAAGCTGCGCTGGTTTCCCCATATCACGATCACCATTCTGCCGCCCTGCCGCTTCGATTTGCCCGAAGAGATCAAGGGACGCGCGCGCCGCCAGAAGGTCGGCGTCGCCCTTTACGACGTGATGTCGCGCATGATGTTCGAAACGACAAACAGCCAGCGCACCTTGTTCGAGTCCTTGCTGGACGCCAAGCGCACCCATGGCGGCGATGCCTTGGCCTGTGAGGACATCAACCGCAAGCCCCTCAGCTACGACCGCCTAATCATAGGGGCCATCGCCCTGGGGCGGCGGATTTGCGAAGGCACGGCGCAGGGCGAAGCGCTGGGCCTGATGCTGCCCAATTCCAATGCCGCCGCCGCCGCCTTCTTTGCGGCGCAGTCGCAAGCGCGCGTTCCGGCCATGCTTAATTTCTCCACCGGGGCGGCCAATGTTCTGTCGGCTTGCGAAACCGCCAGCGTCAAAACCGTGATCACGTCTCGCCGCTTCATCGAACAAGCCCGTCTGGGCGTTCTGGCCGAAGCGCTGGAGGCCAAGGTCAGGCTTATTTATCTGGAAGACGTCAAGGATGCGATGGGATTGTCCGACAAGTTCTACGGCCTGCTGGCCAGCTTGTTCGCGCGCAAAATCGTCAAACGCCAAGACATCTCGCCGCAAGCGCCTGCGGTGATTTTGTTTACCTCGGGTTCCGAAGGAACGCCCAAAGGCGTGGTGCTGTCGCATGTCAACCTGCTGGCCAATCTTTCCCAGATCGCGGCCCGCGTCGCTTTTTCCTCGACCGATATCGTCTTCAACGCCCTGCCCATCTTCCATTCCTTCGGCCTGACCGGCGGCATGCTGCTGCCCATCTTGTCGGGCATCAAGACGTTCTTATATCCATCGCCGCTTCATTACCGCATCGTGCCCGAGATGGTCTACGACACCAACGCCACCATCATGTTCGGCACCGACACCTTCCTGGCAGGCTATGCGCGGGTGGCCTCGCCCTATGATTTCTACAGCGTGCGCTATATCTTTGCGGGCGCCGAGAAAGTGAAAGACGAAACCAGGCGCATCTGGATGGAAAAATTCGGCGTGCGTATCCTGGAAGGTTATGGCGCCACCGAAACCGCCCCCGTGATCGCCGTCAACACGCCCATGCATTTCAAGGCGGGAACGGTGGGGCGTATTCTGCCCGGCATCGACTACCGGCTTGAACAAATGCCGGGCGTCCCCGAGGGCGGAAGGCTGTGGGTGAAGGGACCCAACATCATGCTGGGCTACTACCGCGCCGAAAAGCCGGGCCTGCTTGAACCTTTGAATGATGGCTGGTACGACACCGGCGACATCGTTTCCATCGACGAGTTGGGCTTTGTGCGCATCCTGGGCCGCGCCAAGCGATTCGCCAAGATCGCCGGAGAAATGATCTCGCTTGGCAAGGTGGAAGGCGAGATCGCCGCCCTATGGCCGCAGCAGCATCATGCCGTGATCGCCCTGCCCGACGAGCGCAAGGGCGAACAGCTGATCTTGATCACAGAAAACCAATCCGCCGCCCGCGACGCCATCCTGGCCCATTTTCGCGCCCAGGGCTTGTCAGAACTGATGGCCCCCAAGGCGATCTTGAAAGTGGATCGTCTGCCCATCTTGGGAACCGGCAAAACCGACTATCTGGGCGTAAAGGCCCTGGCCGAAGCCTTTGTCAGCCCGGCGACAGACGGAGAGAATTAG
- a CDS encoding MoxR family ATPase, producing the protein MSRFQGTDSYVATEDLRVAVNAAITLERPLLVKGEPGTGKTVLAREVANALGRDLIEWHIKSTTKAQQGLYEYDAVSRLRDSQLGESKVHDISNYIKRGKLWEAFEAPKPPVLLIDEIDKADIEFPNDLLLELDRMEFHVYETGQSVAAKVRPAVIITSNNEKELPDAFLRRCFFHYIRFPDADTMAAIVEVHYPGIKKALLSEALSMFFEVREVPGLKKKPSTSELLDWIKLLLAEDMTPGQLKERDAKNILPPLHGALLKNEQDVHMFERLAFLSRRDGR; encoded by the coding sequence ATGAGCCGGTTTCAAGGCACCGATTCTTACGTCGCCACCGAAGACCTGAGGGTCGCGGTCAACGCCGCCATCACGCTGGAACGCCCCTTGCTGGTCAAGGGCGAGCCGGGCACGGGCAAGACCGTGCTGGCCAGGGAGGTGGCCAACGCGTTGGGCCGCGACCTGATCGAATGGCACATCAAATCGACGACCAAGGCCCAGCAAGGCCTGTATGAGTACGACGCCGTTTCCAGACTGCGCGATTCCCAACTGGGCGAATCCAAGGTTCACGACATCTCGAACTACATCAAGCGCGGCAAGCTGTGGGAAGCCTTCGAAGCGCCCAAGCCGCCCGTGCTGCTGATCGACGAGATCGACAAGGCCGACATCGAATTTCCCAACGACTTGCTGCTGGAACTCGACCGCATGGAGTTCCACGTCTACGAAACCGGCCAAAGCGTTGCGGCCAAGGTGCGCCCGGCGGTCATCATCACGTCGAACAACGAAAAGGAATTGCCCGACGCCTTCCTGCGCCGCTGCTTTTTCCATTACATCCGCTTTCCCGACGCCGACACCATGGCCGCCATCGTCGAAGTGCATTATCCGGGCATCAAAAAGGCGCTGCTGTCGGAAGCCCTGTCCATGTTCTTCGAGGTCCGCGAAGTGCCCGGCCTTAAGAAAAAGCCGTCAACCAGCGAGTTGCTGGATTGGATCAAGCTGCTGCTGGCCGAAGACATGACGCCCGGCCAGTTGAAGGAACGCGACGCCAAGAACATTCTGCCGCCCCTGCACGGCGCCTTGTTGAAGAACGAGCAGGACGTGCACATGTTTGAGCGCTTGGCCTTTCTGTCGCGCCGGGACGGGCGCTGA
- a CDS encoding VWA domain-containing protein, with product MFVPFFLELRKAKVPVSLMEYLTLLEVMAKGLADYDVEKFYYLSRATLVKDERNIDKFDRVFGQVFKGIEGNLDGVESSTALIPEEWLKKMAERHLTPEEMAHIQSLGGFEKLMETLKKRLEEQKERHQGGSKWIGTAGTSPFGAYGYNPEGIRIGQDRSRHRRAVKVWDKREFRNYDDSVEIGTRTIKVALRRLRRFAREGAATELDLPGTIRATAHQGGLLDLKMRPERHNKVKVLLLLDVGGSMDDHVRLVEELFSAARTEFKHFEHFYFHNCPYEALWKDNRRRNSDIVPTQQVLRTFGPDWKLVMVGDASMSPYEIAYAGGAVEHWNEEAGSVWMHRLADAYPSMAWINPVPKSSWSYTSSIGMMERLTEGRMFPLTLEGLDLAMQNLNR from the coding sequence GTGTTCGTCCCCTTCTTTCTTGAACTGAGAAAGGCCAAGGTTCCGGTCTCGCTGATGGAGTATCTGACGCTCCTTGAGGTGATGGCCAAAGGCCTGGCCGACTACGACGTCGAAAAGTTCTATTACTTGTCGCGCGCCACCCTGGTGAAGGACGAGCGCAACATCGACAAGTTCGACCGTGTTTTCGGCCAGGTTTTCAAGGGGATTGAAGGCAACCTGGACGGTGTGGAAAGCAGTACGGCCCTGATCCCCGAGGAGTGGCTGAAGAAGATGGCCGAACGCCACCTGACGCCCGAGGAAATGGCCCATATCCAGTCGCTGGGCGGCTTCGAGAAGCTGATGGAGACTTTGAAGAAGCGGCTAGAGGAACAGAAGGAGCGCCATCAGGGCGGCTCGAAATGGATCGGCACGGCGGGCACCTCGCCCTTCGGGGCTTACGGCTACAATCCGGAAGGCATTCGCATCGGCCAGGATCGCTCGCGCCATCGCCGGGCCGTCAAGGTCTGGGACAAGCGCGAATTCAGGAATTACGACGATTCGGTCGAGATCGGCACGCGCACCATCAAGGTGGCCTTGCGCCGTCTGCGCCGTTTCGCCCGGGAAGGGGCGGCCACCGAACTGGATTTGCCCGGCACCATCCGCGCCACCGCCCATCAAGGCGGCCTGCTCGATCTGAAAATGCGCCCCGAGCGCCACAACAAGGTCAAGGTGCTGCTGCTGCTGGATGTCGGCGGGTCGATGGACGATCATGTGCGCCTGGTCGAGGAACTGTTCTCGGCGGCGCGTACCGAGTTCAAGCATTTCGAACACTTCTATTTCCATAATTGCCCTTACGAGGCTTTGTGGAAGGACAACCGGCGCAGAAACAGCGACATCGTCCCTACGCAGCAAGTCTTGCGCACTTTCGGCCCCGACTGGAAATTGGTGATGGTGGGCGACGCCAGCATGAGTCCCTATGAAATCGCCTATGCCGGAGGGGCGGTCGAACATTGGAACGAAGAGGCGGGATCGGTCTGGATGCACCGGCTGGCGGACGCCTATCCCAGCATGGCCTGGATCAACCCGGTGCCGAAATCAAGCTGGTCTTATACATCCTCAATTGGCATGATGGAGCGGCTGACCGAGGGGCGCATGTTTCCGCTGACCCTGGAAGGCCTTGATCTGGCCATGCAAAACTTGAACCGATGA
- a CDS encoding hemerythrin domain-containing protein has translation MNEQTKQFGWRDEYSVGHLGLDGEHRYFIELINRLSLALTSNFPRQEILDILIMLESETEVHFQHEEEVLKLTGYPSVRDHAEKHRKLLGDIIDARHAVEKRTEIDIKAESHRISALRSQMFEHILSEDMALRHSQR, from the coding sequence ATGAACGAACAGACAAAACAGTTCGGCTGGAGAGACGAATACAGCGTCGGTCATCTTGGCCTGGATGGCGAACATCGCTACTTCATCGAGCTGATCAATCGCCTGTCGCTGGCCCTGACCAGCAATTTTCCGCGCCAGGAGATTCTGGACATTCTGATCATGCTTGAATCCGAAACCGAGGTTCACTTTCAGCATGAGGAAGAGGTGCTGAAGCTGACCGGATATCCCAGCGTTCGCGACCATGCGGAAAAGCACCGAAAACTGCTAGGCGACATCATCGACGCGCGCCACGCCGTCGAGAAGAGAACGGAAATCGATATCAAGGCGGAAAGCCACAGAATTTCGGCGCTGCGTTCGCAGATGTTCGAACATATCCTGAGCGAGGACATGGCGCTGCGCCACTCACAAAGATAG